The following DNA comes from Emys orbicularis isolate rEmyOrb1 chromosome 13, rEmyOrb1.hap1, whole genome shotgun sequence.
TGCACCACACGTTTCTGAGGAAAGTGACCACCCACAacgtccctgccaatctgaccagggggggaagttccttcctgacccccacatgatgatcagttagaccctaagcatgtgggcaagaaccagccagcaaagaaccagagaaagagagaatggcTCGGTGTAatctcagagccctggcacatcccgcccaatgtcccatctccagcccggGCTGCCCAATGcttcagagatttaaaaaaaagcctcccaGAATACACTGGGTCGATGggaggaatcccttcctgacccctgccaggGGCCagatgaaaccctgaagcatgagcttttaggaacataagacatacgatgcaagtgagccccagggctgctgagcccttCCCGCCACCAGCACAAGCAGCCCTGTCATACAGTCCCACTCAgacatttgtccagctctcttcaAACTAATTCAGTCAttttccccccacaactcctactgggaggatgctccagaacctcaccctgctggtggttagaaacctcccTGTAATTTCTAGCCAGTCTCTCCATCTCCCACATGCCCGAATGTACATGTGAGCTAACACAGTCTGGCCTCTTGTCCCccacctagtggttagggcatgaATGGTGGTTTATAAGACAATGGGCCCAGTCCCCAGCCGGTGGCAATGGATATACAGCTCCATTGGAGGCAGTAGGTCAGCTCCACAGATGCTGCAATTTGATTTTctgccaccaaagtcaatggaactacactgataTGTTGAGGATCTACCCCAAATGTCTTCTCACCTACCCCAGTCTTACACCAGTCTGACTCCTCTGGTTCCAATGAAGCCACTCCCTGATTATACACACAAGCAAGACAACTCCCATCATTCTTTTCAGTCGCCATGGAACAGGCGCTAGTGGCTAAGCAGTGTAACGGGTattgttttggcacagaatgaaAGTCTGATTCCTCTTGTGCACACAATTTACACCCATTTGCTCCACAACTGGACCAGATtttctactggtgtaaatcaccccAGCGGCAGTGACATCAGCGGAGTTAATCTAGATTTGCATTGGTGCAACTAGGTCAAAATCAGATGTGTTTGTGTGCAATCTGTGTGGTTATGAAAATAACTGACATTAATGAATACCTAAAGATACTACATAAGCAAACTTTAATTAGAGAAAGACAGAAAATTAATTCTTGGTGAATTACCTACACCCAGTCAGTCTCCTCAGGGCAGCTTTGATCTCTTTGTTCCTTATGCTGTAGATTATTGGATTCACGATTGGTGGCAATACGGAATAAAGAACAGCCGCCACAAGATCCAGAGCAGAtggggagctggaggtgggtttcaggtaggcaaaggccccagtgcaaacaaacaaggagaccacagtgaggtgaggaaggcaggtggagaaggctttatgtcgtccctgctcagaggggattctgaGCACTGATTTGAAGAGCTGAACATATGACACAATCATAAAAACAAAGCAGCCTAAGACTAAACACACACTAAATGCAAGAACCCTAACTTCACTTAGATAGGAGTCAGAGCAGGTGAGCTTGAGTAGAtaggggatttcacagaagaactgatccaccatgttgcctccacagaaggTCAATGCAAACGTGTTCCCGGTGTGTAGTACAGAGTTGAGAATCTCACTGACCCAGGCACcagctgccatttggacacaagctccGCTGTTCATCATTctctcatagtgcagtggttggcagatggcaACATATCGGTCATACGCCATGACAATGAGAAGGGAAAAATCCGCTGTGATGAAGAAGGAGAGGAAAAAGACTTGGGCAACACATCCAGCATAGGAAATGGACCTGGTGTTCATGAGGGagttggccatggatttggggacagtgacagagatggagccaacgtctaggatggacagattcatcaggaagaagtacatgggggtgtgaaggtggtggTCGAAGGCGATGGCAATGAAGATAAGAAGATTCCCCACCAGGGCTGCCAAGTACATCACTAGAAACCCCACAACGTGCCAAATCTGCAGCTcccaaacatcagagaatcccaggagaaggaactcggtCACGGTGGTtcggttggacattttctttctcaggaCATCGTGTGATGGTTGCAGATGGAGGGACAAGAGCAAGGACCAGGATTAGATCAGTAAAATAACTCTCCTTTTGTGAAAACCACCTGAATTTCCTTGAGTCAGACCCTTAGCTTGTGAAGATTGGTATAATATGGGAATGAGGAGGGGGAAAACAGTCTCATTGACTCCaaaggagttactcctgatttacactggggtgagaGAAAGTAGAATCAGCTCAATGGACTCCAGTGCAGTGACtactaatttacaccagggtgatggAGAGGAGAATTAGGAAAAATTGCTTTTGAGGTATTTGTATATCTCTGTCACCCAAAGGTGGGCGAACTCTGGATAATGTTGTATAAATGTTACTATCCTCAGTTTACTGAGGGGAATCAGGTGTCTGACTGGTCAGATTCTGCTGTCAGGGGCATTGCTGCGAATGTGGGGTAATTTCACAGCATGCCATGGAATtactcctgtcaaggctgtatccccactttgaactttagggtacaagtgtgggggcctgcatgaagacttctaagtttaactaccagcttagatctggtccgctgccaccatttcccacaagctaattcccttccctgggaagctttgagaaacctttcaccaattccctggtgaatacagatccaaaccccttggatcttaaaacaaggagaaattgatcgttcccccctccttcctttcaccaactcttggtgaatacagatccaactcccttggatctaaaaacaaggagaaattgacccttcccccctccttcctttcaccaactcctggtgaatacagatccaactcccttggatctaaaaacaaggaaaaatcaatcaggttcttaaaaagaaggcttttaattaaagaaaaaggtaaaaatcatctctgtaaaatcagtatggaaaataaccttacagggtagtcaaacttaaagagctcagaggattccactctagtctcaggttcaaagtacagcaaacaaagataaacactctagtaaaaggtacatttacaagttgagaaaacaaagtaaaactaagacgccttgcctggctttttacttacaagtttgaaatatgagagacttgtttagaaagatggggagaacctggattgatgtctggtccctctcagtcccaagagcgaacaaccccttaaacaaagagcacaaacaaaagcctttccccaccccccaagattcgaaagtatcttgtccccttattagTCCTTTGGGTCAgctgtcagccaggttacccgagcttcttaaccctttacaggtaaaaggattttggagtctctggccaggagggattttatagtactgtacacaggagagctgttacccttccctttatagttatgacacgccccccaaatcacagatagtgttggacgtccggttccacactggctgtgatttcttcctggagctctaggagaaaacagagttaataagacacatgtacctttagacatactactgattatataaaaactaacaatatgttccagtccaagaaccaattttttaaccagttgactctgggaaactttcccgggagagtgcatcagccactttgttagaagctcctgaaatgtgttgtatttcaaaatcaaaatcttggagggctaaactccaccgaagaagttttttgttattccccttggcggtatgaagccactgtagcgcagcatggtctgtttgtagttggaaacgccgtccccaaacatatgggcgtagcttttccagcgcatacacaatggcgtagcattccttttcgctgattgaccagtggctttccctctcagacagtttcttgctgagaaacacgacaggatgaaattcttgatccggtccttcctgcattaaaactgctcctacgcctCGCTTGGacacatctgtggttactaggaacggttcgtcaaagtctggggcccttagcacagggtcagacatgagtgttgccttaagctggtgaaaggccttttgacactcatcagtccactgaactgcatttggctgtttctttctggttaggtttgTCAGTGgggtggcgatttggctgtagtgtggtacaaatcgtctataatatccggccaagcctaagaaggattggacctgtttctttgactttggaaccggccacttttggatagcatccactttggcctgtaggggatttatagttccttgacccacctggtgccccaggtacatcactctgttttggcctatttgacactttttagccttatcagttagtcctgcctgccggatgcgctcgaagactttttccaggtgctccaggtgttctgtccatgaatcagaaaaaatggccacatcatcgaggtaggcaactgcagattctcccaatcccgctaggacaccgtctacaagtctttggaaggtggcgggtgcatttcgcaacccgaaagggagtacattgaattcatacacccctgcctgggtgatgaaggctgacctttccttagcgggttcatctagtggtacttgccagtacccttttgttaagtctaaagtagagatgaattgggcatgtcccaatttttccaatagctcatctgtgtttggcattggatagttgtcaggacgagttacagcatttagcttacggtagtccacgcaaaagcgtatttccccatctggtttgggaactacaaccactggagatgcccatgcactattagaggggtggattatacccatctgtagcatgtcctggatctccctttgtatagcagtttgggcatgaggtgactcccggtagggtggggttctaattgggtgagcattacctgtgtcaatggagtggtatgcccgttcggttcatcctggagtggctgagaaaatcggtgcaaagtttgtgcacagctccttgatctgctgtcgctgcagacgtccaagggtcgtggagaggttcacctcttccacgccaccatccttttttccttcgtagtagacaccttcaggccactccgcgtcatctgtttcctgggctgtaaactggcaaacgtttaattctctggaataaaagggcttaagagaattaacatggtatacatTAGGCTTtatgtgggaggtgggggaggctatgagatagtaaacagctcctaggcgctcttggaccgtgaatggtccttcccatgacgcttccattttatgggcctggagcgcctttaagaccatgacttggtctcctactttgaaggaccgttctctggaatgtttatcataccaggccttttgctcttcctgagcatcctttaggttttctttagcaagggctaaagagtgtcggagggtgctttgtaggttgcttacaaagtctagaatgttagttcctggagaaggcgtaaacccctcccattgctgcttcaccaactgtaatggccccttaacctcgcggccatacacaagttcaaatggtgaaaaccctaaactgggatgtggtacagcactgtaggcaaaaagcaactgctgcaacactaggtcccaatcattggagtgttcatttacgaatttacgtatcatggcccccaaagttccattaaacctctccaccagaccattggtttgatggtgatgaggggtggcaaccaagtgattcacccatgagcttcccacaggtttttcatggtccctgccaggaaattagttcccgaatctgtaaggatgtcggagggccaccctaccctggcaaaaatgtctgctaatgcctggcacacacttttagccctggtgttgcttaagggtacagcttccggccatcgggtagcaaaatccatgaaagtcagtacgtactgctttcctctgggtgtcttctttgggaaaggatacagaatatccacagctactcgctgaaatgggacctcagttatgggtagtggctggagaggagctttaacctggtcttggggctttcccactcgttggcacacctcacaagaccgaacataattagcaacgtccttgcccattccctcccagtggaaggacttccccaaccggtctttggttctgttcaccccagaatggccactgggatgatcatgggctaagctcaagagctttacccgatacttagtgggaactaccaactgtctttgaagatgccagtcttcctggtgcccaccagaaagagtctccttgtataaaagtccttgttctacaacaaaccgggattggttagaagagctgataggcggtggggtgctccgtgccgctacccaagctttctgaaggctgtcatctgcttcctgctcggcctggaactgttccgttgatgctggagacataaattcctccttggactgtggactggggcttggtccctctgaaagcgatgcaggtgctggggctgtttccattgactgtgaaccgctgtccgctggtgcactatgtggtatctcaggctctggctgagcctcttgggtagggttatctgctgcttccgccagttcagactagctggtgccctctggcattggagttgtagacgggtttgcaagcgctggactcagtgctggcaatggttctgctgctggttgcattgccagttccagttctgggactagctgtggctgggtctctgggattggatccactacggctgttgcagtcattggcaggggatccggttccaccacctctgtttGGGTCTCcagtaacacagacggggccctgctggacagctcaggaacagggatgggggtgaaagcttgcttagcctggctgcgggtgactattcccaccctcttggctagcttcacatggttggccaagtcttcccccagcagcatgggaatgggataattatcatagactgcaaaagtccacattcctgaccagcccttgtactggacatgcaacttggctgtaggcaaggttacatactgtgacacgaagggttgaagtgtcactggagcctccgggttgatgagtttggggtccactagggattggtggatagttgacacttgtgccccagtgtccctccaagcgataaccttctttccgcccactctcaaggtttccctttgctccgagggtatgagagaggcatctgggtctggggatctttggtgtgattggggtgtaatgaactgtaattggttggggttcttggggcagtgagcctttatatgtcccagttcattacatttaaaacatcgcccggctaaggtatcactggggcgatgttggttggtggagactggtggggtggggtgagaaggcgtctggggtttcccttgggatgtgggttgGGCCTttggttgtccccggtggtaaggttttgtttcggctttccccttctggtattcgctccaactgctactagtttttttcttttctgccacctccacccatttggctccaatctcccctgcctcggttacagttttgggcttcctatctaggatgtacctttctatttcctcaggaacaccctctaaaaactcctccatttttactagggaaaccagatcttctagagatttaacatttgctcctgatatccaggcatcacaatttttgtcaatgtggtaggcatgccgggtaaatgccacgtctggtttccaccttagggctctgaaccgccgacgggcatgctcgggtgttagccccattctgagtctggccttgtttttaaaaagttcataactgttcatgtgttccttaggcatttcagccgccaccgctgctaagggtccactgagctgcggcctcagctctaccatgtactggtttggagtgatgctctttccaaggcaggccctttcaaaattttctaagaaggcctcagtatcatcgcctgccttgtaggtggggaattttctgggatgggaagtggtacctggagaggagttgctaggatgggctggtgcatcctgcctagcccttgctacttccagttcatgcttcctttctttttctctcgcctcctctttggctttttccagctccatagttctcttgtgagcctcctctttggctttctcttctctttctctcagctccatagctatcttgtgggcctcctctttggctttttcttcttttgtagtcattttcctgttttcttgtgctgggtcacacccctctgcagttgactgaaactgggatgcacttagctcaggctgctgctgagttaacagcgactttctaactagctactcccgaggatgtaaaaagaaaaaaaaaacaattcagcttgtaaattccttttactaGTCCTTTGGGAATGAGAATGGGGGAAACAGTCCCACTGattccaatggagttactcctgatttactcctgatttacactggggtgagaGAAAGTAGAATCAGTTCAATGGACTCCAGTgcagttactcctaatttacaccagggtgatggAGGGGAGAATTAGGAACAATTGCTTTTGAGGTATTTGTATACCTCTGTTACCCAGAGGTGGGCGAACTCTGGATAATGGAGTATAAATGTTACTATCCTCAGTTTACTGAGGGGAATCGGGGGTCTGGCAGGCCTGATTTTGCTGTCAGGGGCACTGCTGTGAATGTGGGGTAATTTCACTGCATGCCATGGAATTATTCCCCATTTATACTGCTCTAAATGGGAGCAGCATTTTGCATGGAGGTGACCAAACCCAGGCATAATTACACATTAAACTCGAGTCAGGAATACAGTTCAGAAGTCCTGATGCCTCGTCCCCCCTTCTAGCCGAATTTCCACGCTCATTGCGAGACACGAATGTTCCGgctcccctcctgcttctctaCCCACTcagctaaactccctcccagagcttggaagagaaaccaggagtcctgactcccatttcgctccctgctctaacccactaaatCCAACAGCCCGCCCGGAGCTGGAAATACAGGCCAAGAGTTCTGGCTTTACTCACTGGActcaactccctcccacagctgggaacAAAGTGAGGTGTCATGACTCATAGTTCCCTCCTCTAGCGTGTACATTAGACTGCATCTCAGCCTCTGTCCCAGTGACTCTCCATTGCCAACAGGAATGATTGCTGTGAGTGACAATggagagtcattgggccagggtAGGGGCGTGAGAGTGATTCTCCAGCGTGGTACTTGGGGCACTCCCCTGGTGTCTGGTAGAGCCAAgttctagtccctgctccaatgactatttaattattgatacgaagtggagcagcttcaaaaggagagactGAGACAGTCTCATTTCAGAACAGCCCATAGCCTAACGGCTCAGGCACCCTCCTGTAAATTGggaattcaaatcccttctcttcatCAGTATGAGGGAGGGATTTAATCTGAGTTTGTCACAggccagatgagtgccctaaccactcagcTTTAAGTTATGAGGGATGCCAGTCCCACAGTCTTTATGAGAGACAGAAATAGAACCCCCCAGTTCTGGCTCGTCTACACACTGGACTGAATTT
Coding sequences within:
- the LOC135887899 gene encoding olfactory receptor 14I1-like gives rise to the protein MSNRTTVTEFLLLGFSDVWELQIWHVVGFLVMYLAALVGNLLIFIAIAFDHHLHTPMYFFLMNLSILDVGSISVTVPKSMANSLMNTRSISYAGCVAQVFFLSFFITADFSLLIVMAYDRYVAICQPLHYERMMNSGACVQMAAGAWVSEILNSVLHTGNTFALTFCGGNMVDQFFCEIPYLLKLTCSDSYLSEVRVLAFSVCLVLGCFVFMIVSYVQLFKSVLRIPSEQGRHKAFSTCLPHLTVVSLFVCTGAFAYLKPTSSSPSALDLVAAVLYSVLPPIVNPIIYSIRNKEIKAALRRLTGCR